A portion of the Calliphora vicina chromosome 5, idCalVici1.1, whole genome shotgun sequence genome contains these proteins:
- the LOC135960887 gene encoding rRNA 2'-O-methyltransferase fibrillarin-like encodes METDGGRGGGGGGRGGGGFGGGGRGGGFGGGRGGGGRGFGGGRGFGGGRGFGGGRGFGYGGGRGYGFVGGGFVPFPYRRWPFYGPFYGF; translated from the coding sequence atggAAACTGATGGTGGAAGAGGTGGTGGAGGAGGAGGAAGAGGAGGTGGAGGATTTGGTGGAGGTGGCAGAGGAGGCGGTTTTGGTGGCGGCCGAGGTGGTGGTGGTAGAGGTTTTGGTGGTGGAAGAGGTTTTGGTGGAGGTAGAGGTTTTGGTGGCGGTAGAGGTTTTGGTTATGGTGGAGGACGTGGATATGGTTTTGTAGGTGGAGGTTTTGTGCCTTTCCCTTATCGTCGTTGGCCCTTCTATGGTCCATTCTATggattttaa
- the cn gene encoding kynurenine 3-monooxygenase, with amino-acid sequence MSEKIVKSSGNGINLSIPPMKVAVIGAGLVGSLTALNFARRGHEVHLYEYREDIRSSQLVQGRSINLALSQRGRKALAEVGLEDVVLSTAIPMRGRMLHDIKGNRSVVLYDPCTHQCLYSVGRKHLNEILLNAGEKFPNIHYHFDHKLKTANLREGDMVFQHPYTEDCTEANADLIVGCDGAFSSVRQQMSKTLGFNFSQEYIEHGYLELCIPAKNGEFQMPPNYLHIWPRDDFMMIALPNQDKSFTVTLSMPFRVFASIKTTEDLLEFFKRYYIDALPLIGEECLLKDFFKSKPQHLVSIKCNPYHFGDKALILGDAAHAMVPYYGQGMNAGMEDCTIFFSILGQPQMTIAKALEQFTDNRCKDAHAICDLAMYNYVEMRDLTKRFSFKCRKILDTTLFRFFPTFWVPLYNSVSFTSMPYSKCIANRKWQDQFLSKSFYVISTSALVMASAVYVAKNYELKFSF; translated from the exons GTGGGTTCATTGACTGCTTTAAATTTTGCACGTCGCGGTCACGAAGTTCATCTCTATGAATACAGAGAAGATATACGCAGCTCTCAGCTGGTACAGGGACGCAGTATTAATTTAGCCTTATCACAAAGAGGCCGCAAAGCTTTAGCCGAAGTGGGCTTAGAAGATGTCGTATTATCGACGGCAATACCAATGCGTGGTCGTATGTTGCATGATATCAAGGGTAATAGATCAGTAGTGTTGTATGATCCTTGTACTCATCAATGTTTGTATTCGGTGGGACGTaaacatttaaatgaaattttattaaatg ctggagaaaaatttccaaatattcaTTATCATTTTGATCATAAGCTTAAAACGGCTAATCTAAGGGAAGGAGATATGGTTTTCCAGCA CCCTTATACAGAAGATTGCACTGAAGCTAATGCCGATCTTATTGTAGGCTGTGATGGAGCCTTCAGCTCTGTACGCCAGCAAATGTCCAAAACTTTGGGTTTCAATTTCTCTCAGGAATATATTGAACATGGCTATTTGGAATTGTGCATACCGGCTAAAAATGGTGAATTTCAAATGCCTCCCAATTATTTGCATATTTGGCCTAGAGATGATTTTATGATGATTGCTTTGCCCAATCAGGATAAATCGTTTACGGTGACCTTGTCCATGCCCTTCAGAGTATTTGCCAGTATTAAAACAACCGAAGATCTGTTGGAATTCTTCAAGCGTTATTATATTGATGCCTTGCCATTGATTGGGGAGGAATGTTTGCTTAAGGATTTCTTTAAATCGAAACCCCAACATTTGGTATCGATAAAG TGCAATCCCTATCATTTTGGTGACAAAGCTTTAATACTGGGTGATGCTGCTCACGCCATGGTTCCCTACTACGGTCAAGGCATGAATGCTGGCATGGAAGATTGTACCATATTCTTCTCTATACTGGGCCAGCCACAAATGACCATAGCAAAAGCTTTAGAACAGTTTACCGATAACCGATGCAAGGATGCTCATGCTATATGCGATTTGGCCATGTACAATTATGTGGAG ATGCGCGATTTAACCAAACGTTTCTCCTTCAAATGCCGTAAAATTTTGGATACAACACTCTTCCGTTTCTTCCCCACCTTTTGGGTACCTTTGTATAATAGCGTGTCATTTACTAGCATGCCGTATAGTAAGTGCATTGCCAATCGTAAATGGCAGGATCAG TTTCTTTCGAAATCCTTTTATGTCATTTCAACATCTGCCCTTGTGATGGCCTCTGCTGTTTATGTTgccaaaaattatgaattaaaatttagtttttaa